CTGCGCCACATGTAGATGGTCAGCATCAGGATGGTCCTTGAAATCGACAATTTTGCCAATCACAAACTTGGGCTTGTCATCTGCTTCAAGCTGGCCCGGCAACCCTGCTTCTTGAATAGCAGCATTTAGTTTCGCCACTTGTTCTTTGGTCAACTTAACCTGACCTTTGCTTGTTAAAGAACCCAGCCATTGACTGACCTTGAAAAAGTTATAGCCGATCACCTGATTTTGGTCATTTAAGATCGCCACAACGTCCCCATTTTGCTGCGTTGTCTGTGTCGTAGTATCCGGCCCTGTGATCGCAATTAACGTATCGCCGAATGCTGATTGATTATAACTGGTAATAAGCATGCGTACCTCCAAAATTAATGCAAGCCGTTGATAAAGTCCTCGACTTGTTGTTTCGTTTTACGATCTTTATTGACAAAACGGCCGACTTCCTTGCCGTCATTAAAAGCAATAAAGCTAGGAATGCCGAAGACACCCATGTCCTGGGCAACCTCTAGATTCTTATCACGATCAACCGCGACAAATTCATAGTCCGGAAAATCTTTTTCGATTTCTGGCATTGCCGGTTTGATGAAGCGGCAATCCGAGCACCAATCTGCAGAGAAGAACAGCATTTTCTTGCCTGGTTTTTTAACCTCATCCAAAATTGCTGTATTCGATCCAAGTTCTTTCATAGCCAACATCCTTTCACTTACTATTTAAAAGTAACTATAACAGGAAAATCGCATTGGTGCAATGTCACTTCATATTAGTTACATTATACTTAAGTTAGACGTTTAGCCACAAGCTGATAACTGAAAAAAGTCGTCGCATCTTTTGCGTTAAGGAGGGCTATCATGCGAGTTTCGAAATTAAGATCGTCTTTTGCTGTCTGGCTAGCAGCCGGCATCATCTCAGCTGGAACATCGGTGTTGATCCATCATCGACTTTATTACCGAACCATCCCTAATCGGCTTCTAGCCAACATTAAAGCCGGTTTCGCAAACCGCGGAACCATTGAGAACAGTTGGATTGCCATGTATCCGACAACGATTGAAACGCCTGGTCAGCACCATATCCGGGTTTATACAGGTGGCCTGACGATACGGCAACACCATACACACCAACAATTTGAATTTGCGGTACAACCCGATGGCCATTTATGGCGACTCCACCAACTTCACTTGGTTGAAAACTAAAAATGCGCGACTAACTCGTAAATCCGGCCGCCGTCAGCCCTGAACTTCTCCTCATACTCGGTTGGCACATTATCGGTAACGCGCTTGTCGTGATGAAGATCAAGCGACACGAGGTCAAAGGTCATGCCAAAGTTATTCATGCTCACCAACGAATATTCAAAAAGCCCTTGATTATCGGTCTTAAACTGCAGCAACGCGTTTGGTTTCATAATTGCTTGATATTGCCGCAAAAAGTCGCGATAAGTCAGCCGTCTTTTTTCGTGTCTGGTTTTTGGCCATGGATCGGAAAAGTTCAAAAACAAACCGCTAATTTCACCATCAGCAAAATAATCAGTTAAATCGGCGCCATCGCCTAAAACGAGCTGAAGATTAGGCAGTTTTAACGCCACCTGCTTCTTTAGAATCATGGCAATGGCCGCCTCCTGCAATTCCAAAGCGATGAAATTATATTCCGGATGGGCTTGAGCCATGGCAACAATAAACTGCCCTTTGCCAGAGCCGACTTCAAGATATAGTGGCTGCTCCTGATCAAATCGTGTCTGCCACTGACCGGGCATTTTTTCTGGCCGTACGAGGATCATCTCTGGATGAGCCTCAATCAATGGTTTGGCCCATGTTTTGTTACGTAATCGCATTGGTATCGTTTCCTTATCTTTGAGTATTGTTT
Above is a window of Lacticaseibacillus casei DSM 20011 = JCM 1134 = ATCC 393 DNA encoding:
- the ytpR gene encoding YtpR family tRNA-binding protein translates to MLITSYNQSAFGDTLIAITGPDTTTQTTQQNGDVVAILNDQNQVIGYNFFKVSQWLGSLTSKGQVKLTKEQVAKLNAAIQEAGLPGQLEADDKPKFVIGKIVDFKDHPDADHLHVAQVDIGEKQVRIVCGAPNAALGQTVVVALPGAMMPDGKIIWPGSLRGVASYGMISSARELAIPGAPQRRGILVMPDELAAGTPFDAKEAAKVVAAQA
- a CDS encoding thioredoxin family protein yields the protein MKELGSNTAILDEVKKPGKKMLFFSADWCSDCRFIKPAMPEIEKDFPDYEFVAVDRDKNLEVAQDMGVFGIPSFIAFNDGKEVGRFVNKDRKTKQQVEDFINGLH
- the trmB gene encoding tRNA (guanosine(46)-N7)-methyltransferase TrmB translates to MRLRNKTWAKPLIEAHPEMILVRPEKMPGQWQTRFDQEQPLYLEVGSGKGQFIVAMAQAHPEYNFIALELQEAAIAMILKKQVALKLPNLQLVLGDGADLTDYFADGEISGLFLNFSDPWPKTRHEKRRLTYRDFLRQYQAIMKPNALLQFKTDNQGLFEYSLVSMNNFGMTFDLVSLDLHHDKRVTDNVPTEYEEKFRADGGRIYELVAHF